One window of Gloeothece citriformis PCC 7424 genomic DNA carries:
- a CDS encoding HMA2 domain-containing protein, which yields MIKELTLPQSSTSQNGTHSRLIDWEIIHKIPGRLRVRIPQLIWDWEYQNRLQRLLLKTRAITESRVNRGGGFLIVSYPENTVAEWALLDYLKQVINLATQKKDTEVFTLETEKKSSWQSLGLPALAMTVALLGSPLEWPLFFTGGLVLVASIPLWQRFSQGFLDQGQINVDCLDILWLSAQLIGGNHIAGALALNLGVIAENLRRDRLEKLEQELYVLFEQQDEEIHWLSDHQHFAPVRPEDKNHWLSSLEETALIQQVKPIAQGAILPTLLMSGGVGLLTNDLGRASAVLPLDLGVSLRGVTPLAVVSALTVAARAGVYIRNGRILEKLAQVDTLVVSLKNLFPFKVNQPKLDGFIQIIEKLQQQSLSIYLVMDSDEWEGQEWVNSLKRIVNKVYIGLDSQNLEQLIEELHQEGKIIAWIDDTTGDSFTTDQADVTISLAKGGYESQADVILHNQNLESLAYTLNLARHTLATAYESLAIAIIPNLMAVSIGVIFGLNPIIAVMINGGSAILAEFKSLQSGILDK from the coding sequence ATGATCAAAGAGCTAACCCTTCCTCAATCTTCAACCTCTCAAAATGGCACTCATTCAAGGCTAATTGACTGGGAAATTATTCATAAAATTCCCGGTCGACTACGGGTTCGTATTCCCCAATTAATTTGGGATTGGGAGTATCAAAATCGATTGCAGCGATTACTCTTAAAAACGAGAGCCATTACTGAGAGCCGGGTTAATCGAGGGGGGGGTTTCTTGATTGTTTCCTATCCTGAAAATACGGTAGCAGAATGGGCACTTTTAGACTATCTTAAGCAAGTCATTAACTTAGCTACTCAGAAAAAAGACACAGAAGTATTTACCCTAGAAACCGAAAAAAAATCCTCTTGGCAAAGTTTAGGTTTACCGGCTTTAGCGATGACGGTAGCTTTGCTAGGAAGTCCTTTAGAGTGGCCGTTATTTTTCACCGGTGGGTTAGTTTTAGTGGCTTCTATTCCCTTATGGCAACGCTTCAGTCAAGGATTCCTCGATCAAGGTCAAATTAATGTAGATTGTTTAGATATTCTTTGGCTGTCTGCTCAACTGATTGGGGGGAATCATATCGCCGGAGCATTAGCGCTTAATTTAGGAGTGATCGCAGAAAATTTACGACGAGATAGACTAGAAAAATTAGAACAGGAATTATATGTTTTATTTGAACAACAAGACGAAGAAATTCACTGGTTATCAGATCATCAACATTTTGCCCCAGTGCGTCCAGAAGATAAAAATCATTGGCTATCTTCCCTAGAAGAAACAGCCTTAATCCAGCAGGTAAAACCCATTGCTCAAGGGGCTATTTTACCCACATTATTAATGAGTGGAGGAGTAGGATTATTAACGAATGATTTAGGACGAGCGAGTGCAGTTTTACCCCTTGATCTAGGCGTATCATTACGGGGGGTGACTCCTTTAGCGGTTGTTTCAGCGTTGACTGTCGCAGCAAGAGCCGGGGTATATATTCGCAACGGTAGAATTTTAGAAAAGTTAGCTCAAGTTGATACCTTAGTCGTTTCTCTTAAAAATCTTTTTCCCTTCAAGGTTAATCAACCAAAACTTGACGGTTTTATCCAAATTATAGAAAAGTTACAACAGCAATCTTTATCCATATATTTAGTCATGGATAGTGATGAATGGGAAGGACAAGAATGGGTAAATTCTTTAAAACGGATAGTCAATAAAGTTTATATTGGTTTAGATAGTCAAAACCTGGAGCAATTAATAGAAGAACTGCATCAGGAAGGTAAAATTATTGCTTGGATAGATGATACCACAGGAGATAGTTTTACCACTGATCAAGCAGATGTGACTATTTCTTTAGCTAAAGGAGGTTATGAATCGCAAGCGGATGTAATTCTTCATAATCAAAATTTAGAATCCCTAGCTTATACTTTAAATTTAGCTAGACACACTTTAGCCACCGCCTATGAAAGTTTAGCAATTGCTATTATTCCTAACTTAATGGCGGTCAGTATCGGAGTTATTTTTGGACTCAATCCGATTATTGCAGTTATGATTAATGGAGGCAGTGCGATTTTAGCTGAATTTAAGAGT
- a CDS encoding glycine zipper domain-containing protein: MTNSQDNPSLTQSIETLLWEIVHHTPGRIRIRIAWLQEYPLLHEPLKVGITDLDSVTEVRVSSINNSVTVHYTPNAVDCEQIPGQLWEIIYPLTPLNWLSEQLKTLGNSEPVSNPSIKESDPFSVFYLETETLETLTLKMQTIGGRMIGSSVGRFMGIGIGAVTGGIFLGPLGLIPGGGVGSALGKMVGSQVGEQAVRYLSDPSLILEALETEQDIDLPQMVQSSLERGATELIGETLGSVVGITVGGATLGPVGSLMGSIVGGVIGGQISEQLWDEQQAEKNSQE; this comes from the coding sequence GTGACTAATAGTCAAGATAACCCTTCTCTTACTCAGTCAATAGAAACACTACTCTGGGAAATTGTTCATCATACTCCTGGACGAATTAGAATTCGGATTGCTTGGTTACAAGAATATCCGTTACTTCATGAACCCCTCAAAGTGGGGATTACTGATTTAGACAGTGTTACCGAAGTTAGAGTGAGTTCTATTAACAACTCAGTCACAGTTCATTACACTCCTAATGCGGTTGATTGTGAACAAATTCCCGGTCAATTATGGGAAATCATTTATCCTTTGACTCCTCTAAATTGGTTATCGGAGCAACTCAAAACATTGGGGAATTCTGAGCCAGTTTCTAATCCTTCTATTAAAGAAAGCGATCCTTTTTCGGTTTTTTATCTAGAAACAGAAACACTAGAAACACTTACTCTAAAAATGCAGACCATAGGAGGCCGAATGATAGGGTCTAGCGTTGGCCGATTTATGGGAATTGGAATCGGTGCAGTTACCGGAGGTATTTTTTTAGGCCCATTAGGATTAATTCCCGGTGGAGGTGTGGGGAGTGCTTTGGGGAAAATGGTCGGGAGTCAAGTGGGAGAACAAGCGGTTCGCTACTTATCCGATCCCTCATTAATCCTTGAAGCTCTCGAAACAGAGCAAGACATTGATCTCCCTCAAATGGTGCAATCTTCCCTAGAAAGAGGAGCAACAGAATTAATCGGAGAAACCCTTGGGAGTGTGGTGGGAATCACCGTAGGCGGTGCAACTCTGGGGCCTGTGGGTTCACTGATGGGGAGTATTGTCGGGGGTGTGATTGGGGGTCAAATTAGTGAGCAATTGTGGGATGAGCAGCAAGCCGAAAAAAACTCTCAAGAATAA
- a CDS encoding DUF5132 domain-containing protein, giving the protein MEEVLIIGGIGVAGLLILAPVVGLLNPQVGKAMTDSGRNLAKTGIKFGIDASEKIQRSIAEAGQSWEDLVAEAKSEKELDKNSNNSPQTVEITNS; this is encoded by the coding sequence ATGGAAGAAGTATTAATTATTGGAGGAATTGGAGTCGCGGGTCTTTTGATTTTAGCCCCTGTTGTTGGTCTTCTCAATCCACAAGTAGGCAAAGCGATGACAGATTCAGGACGCAATCTAGCCAAAACTGGGATAAAATTTGGGATTGATGCTTCTGAAAAAATTCAAAGGAGCATAGCAGAAGCCGGACAATCTTGGGAAGATTTAGTAGCAGAAGCAAAATCTGAAAAAGAATTAGATAAAAATTCTAACAACAGTCCACAAACTGTAGAAATTACTAATTCATAA
- a CDS encoding DUF1345 domain-containing protein has protein sequence MLNKTTIFRLTQPLYRLIISLIVGIILYVFSKNFYLQIRLLLIYDVVILIYLFILTLRMLYATAEDTLYFSQREEPSNIFILTLVILLSLVTFMAVAIMLENEPDWNRALINLKIGLSLVAIFLSWVLVHVFFGLHYARLYYDQILEKNETGYRKGLDFPNKGLEDYWDFMYYSFTIAMCYQTSDVSISNNIIRRWTLVHSILSFLFVAVIVGLVVNAISNLV, from the coding sequence ATGCTAAATAAAACTACTATTTTCCGTCTAACTCAACCTTTATATCGGTTAATTATTTCCTTAATTGTCGGAATTATTCTTTATGTTTTTTCCAAAAATTTTTATTTACAAATTCGCTTATTGTTAATTTATGATGTGGTTATTTTAATTTATCTATTTATTTTAACCCTGAGAATGCTTTATGCTACGGCTGAGGATACTTTATACTTTTCCCAACGAGAAGAACCTAGCAATATTTTCATCCTAACCCTTGTAATTTTGTTGTCATTAGTAACATTTATGGCTGTGGCCATTATGTTAGAAAATGAACCCGATTGGAATCGAGCGCTGATTAACTTAAAAATTGGGTTGTCTCTAGTTGCTATTTTTTTATCGTGGGTTCTGGTTCATGTATTTTTTGGTCTTCATTATGCCAGACTTTATTATGATCAAATTTTAGAAAAAAATGAGACTGGTTATCGGAAAGGATTAGATTTTCCTAATAAAGGATTAGAGGATTATTGGGATTTTATGTATTATTCTTTTACCATTGCCATGTGTTATCAAACTTCCGATGTATCCATTAGCAATAACATCATCCGTCGTTGGACTCTAGTTCACTCCATTTTATCTTTTTTATTTGTCGCGGTTATTGTGGGTTTAGTGGTCAACGCTATTTCTAATCTGGTTTGA
- a CDS encoding heavy metal translocating P-type ATPase produces MTIADRLTLVTSPNLEKQESQELFVYQPSENNYRLIHQIEGRWRIKIERIYDDPDYANNLQYLLESSKYVNKVLINTAAKSLIIEYDPDQVSPQRLQNYIAVSLEEADRGESLPIKTSSESSSHDINYWERLGIPIASLVLAIIALPLELPPLLVGGLIMMACLPAYGRALEGITEEKQLTVDFLDSLAITLSAAQGHFIPPAFMISLIESGEVIRDVTARSSERQTLDLLDSLGQYAWIEQDGVEVQVPLKEVQEGNIVIVYPGDLIPVDGKIIRGQALIDQCKLTGESVPVHRTVDDEVFASTLLVEGQLAILVERTGNNTRAGVVVELMKAAPVHDTRIENYAAKFANIAVLPTLLIGAGVFAFTGDLARATAIITLDFGTGIRVSVPTAVLAGLTYAARTGVYIRSGRAIEMLAKVDSVVFDKTGTLTQGNASVVDIQPTVEGVAPLEILCLAASAEQGLTHPVAHAIVQQAQQLNIDNKTCEEWNYCVGLGVVAKIDGRQILVGSSRFMKNENIDITASEQFKTGGVSLAYVARDGILIGVIMYADPIRTESPGVITELHRQGISTHMLTGDVQRVADAVAQELGMHSNEVHAQAFPERKVEVVQELKSKGKTVAFIGDGINDSAALAYADVSISFAAGSDIARETADVVLMDDDLSGLTHAIAISKQVMDIVYQNAFIVGIPNFGALVIGVLFALDPILAIVINNGSAILAGLNGLRPTLGADKKTYRQETVIGLTQ; encoded by the coding sequence ATGACCATTGCGGATAGACTGACATTGGTTACTTCTCCTAATCTGGAGAAACAAGAAAGTCAAGAACTTTTTGTTTATCAACCCTCAGAAAATAATTATCGTCTGATTCATCAAATAGAAGGACGTTGGCGCATCAAAATTGAGCGTATTTATGATGATCCCGATTATGCTAATAATCTACAATACTTACTAGAATCGAGTAAATACGTTAATAAAGTTTTAATCAATACGGCAGCAAAATCTCTCATTATTGAGTACGATCCCGACCAAGTTTCCCCTCAAAGACTCCAAAACTATATTGCCGTTTCCCTTGAAGAAGCAGACCGAGGCGAATCATTACCCATTAAAACCAGTTCAGAATCCTCTTCTCATGACATCAATTATTGGGAAAGATTGGGGATTCCTATTGCGAGTTTAGTTTTAGCAATCATCGCTTTACCCTTAGAATTACCCCCGCTCCTCGTCGGGGGTTTGATCATGATGGCTTGTTTGCCAGCCTACGGACGAGCCTTAGAAGGCATCACCGAAGAAAAACAACTAACCGTAGATTTTCTCGACTCTTTAGCCATTACTCTCAGTGCCGCCCAAGGTCACTTTATCCCCCCTGCTTTCATGATTAGTTTAATTGAATCTGGGGAAGTGATTCGAGATGTTACCGCCCGCTCCAGTGAACGTCAGACCTTAGATTTACTCGATAGTCTCGGTCAATATGCCTGGATTGAGCAAGATGGGGTAGAAGTCCAAGTTCCTCTCAAAGAAGTCCAAGAAGGCAATATTGTTATTGTTTATCCCGGAGATTTAATTCCGGTCGATGGCAAGATTATCCGGGGACAAGCGCTGATCGATCAATGTAAATTAACTGGGGAATCAGTGCCGGTTCATCGCACGGTTGATGATGAAGTCTTTGCTTCTACCTTGCTAGTAGAAGGACAATTAGCGATTTTAGTCGAACGTACAGGCAATAATACCAGAGCCGGGGTAGTCGTGGAACTGATGAAAGCCGCGCCGGTTCATGATACCCGCATTGAAAACTATGCCGCTAAATTTGCCAATATTGCGGTATTACCCACCCTATTAATCGGGGCAGGAGTTTTTGCCTTTACGGGAGATTTAGCCAGAGCAACCGCGATTATTACCCTAGACTTCGGGACGGGGATTCGGGTGTCTGTTCCCACTGCCGTTTTAGCTGGACTCACCTATGCCGCCAGAACCGGGGTTTATATCCGCAGTGGCCGGGCGATCGAAATGCTGGCTAAAGTGGATTCAGTGGTCTTTGATAAAACCGGGACTTTAACCCAAGGGAACGCTTCAGTCGTTGATATTCAACCCACCGTTGAAGGGGTTGCACCTTTAGAAATTCTCTGTCTTGCCGCTTCTGCTGAACAAGGATTAACTCATCCTGTCGCCCATGCGATCGTACAACAGGCCCAACAGTTAAATATTGATAATAAAACCTGCGAAGAGTGGAATTACTGCGTCGGGTTAGGAGTTGTGGCCAAGATTGACGGACGACAAATTTTAGTCGGTAGCAGTCGCTTCATGAAAAATGAAAACATCGATATTACTGCCAGTGAACAATTTAAAACCGGCGGAGTCTCTTTAGCTTATGTGGCCAGAGATGGGATTTTAATCGGTGTCATTATGTATGCAGATCCCATCCGTACAGAGAGTCCAGGAGTGATTACGGAACTCCACCGTCAAGGCATTAGTACCCATATGTTAACTGGAGATGTGCAACGGGTGGCTGATGCAGTGGCACAAGAATTAGGAATGCACAGTAACGAAGTTCACGCCCAAGCTTTTCCGGAACGTAAGGTAGAAGTGGTTCAGGAGTTAAAGTCTAAAGGGAAAACCGTCGCGTTTATCGGTGATGGGATCAATGATTCTGCCGCGTTAGCTTATGCAGATGTATCCATTTCCTTTGCGGCGGGTAGCGATATTGCCAGAGAGACGGCGGATGTGGTGTTAATGGATGATGATCTCAGTGGTTTAACTCATGCGATCGCTATTTCTAAACAAGTAATGGATATCGTCTATCAAAACGCCTTTATTGTGGGAATTCCTAACTTTGGGGCTTTGGTAATTGGGGTTCTCTTTGCTCTCGATCCGATTTTGGCGATCGTGATTAATAATGGTTCTGCTATTTTAGCGGGATTAAATGGATTGCGTCCCACTTTAGGAGCAGATAAAAAGACTTATCGGCAAGAAACAGTAATAGGACTTACGCAATAA
- a CDS encoding DUF5132 domain-containing protein yields MDLEALLLGLEPAVALGVGIAALAVAPVIGALGNTEIGKNLSDSGRTLAKHGIKSGMETFEKIQETVAEVGESWNDIVAEAQQERKSARNSQKNPEPQNISISE; encoded by the coding sequence ATGGATTTAGAAGCCCTTCTATTAGGATTAGAGCCGGCTGTAGCGTTAGGAGTTGGGATTGCTGCTTTAGCCGTAGCTCCAGTGATTGGGGCTTTAGGTAACACTGAAATCGGTAAAAATCTATCTGATTCAGGACGTACTTTAGCTAAACATGGAATTAAAAGCGGGATGGAAACTTTTGAAAAAATTCAAGAAACTGTAGCCGAAGTTGGTGAATCTTGGAATGATATCGTCGCTGAAGCTCAACAGGAAAGAAAATCGGCAAGAAATTCGCAAAAAAATCCTGAACCTCAAAACATTAGTATTTCTGAGTAA
- a CDS encoding DUF6159 family protein: MKQSISKSWHFLLNTLAILQHKNHYLLFLIIPLILEFLIAFLGLLPLIPNIFSQTEERLKNLGIILIMYILILSVTLITNFSNAILILLLQKDLENNSISINQAIKKTGQIKFDLLIYSLVNSIIKLISLILNITINLLIGVIVLPALIQKISTKRKGVSLTLQLNMCLPIMVCEGLAYEKARHRAIQIMTQAWGKNLSETKNIGVLLLITILPLVFLIGIPILTVGIIQNKMLLIVIGWAILFVAIIVSQVFSTLCSQIYAFAAYRYIVEGKNDVYADPSIAPNAYRITQLNPTQ, from the coding sequence ATGAAGCAATCCATCTCTAAGAGTTGGCATTTTTTATTAAATACTTTAGCTATTCTTCAGCACAAAAACCATTATTTATTATTCTTGATAATTCCTTTGATTCTTGAGTTTTTGATTGCCTTTTTAGGATTGTTACCCTTGATTCCTAATATTTTCTCCCAAACGGAAGAAAGGCTAAAAAATCTAGGAATAATTTTAATTATGTATATTTTAATTCTTTCGGTAACTTTAATAACTAACTTTAGTAATGCTATTTTGATATTGTTATTACAAAAAGACTTAGAAAACAATTCAATTTCAATTAATCAAGCTATCAAAAAAACAGGTCAAATAAAATTTGATTTACTAATTTATTCTTTAGTGAACAGTATTATTAAATTAATCTCTTTGATTTTAAATATAACTATTAACTTATTAATTGGAGTGATTGTTTTACCTGCCCTGATCCAGAAGATTTCTACAAAAAGGAAAGGAGTTTCTCTCACCCTTCAGTTAAATATGTGTTTACCGATTATGGTTTGTGAAGGGTTAGCCTATGAAAAAGCCAGACATCGAGCCATACAAATTATGACCCAAGCCTGGGGAAAAAACTTATCAGAAACTAAAAATATAGGGGTATTATTATTAATTACTATTCTTCCCTTAGTTTTTTTAATAGGAATTCCGATTTTAACAGTAGGAATTATCCAAAATAAAATGCTTTTGATTGTTATCGGTTGGGCTATTCTTTTTGTCGCTATAATAGTCTCTCAAGTTTTTAGTACCTTATGCAGTCAGATTTATGCTTTTGCCGCTTATCGTTATATTGTAGAAGGAAAAAATGATGTGTATGCCGATCCTTCTATCGCTCCCAATGCTTATCGCATAACTCAATTAAATCCAACTCAGTAG
- the hdhA gene encoding 7-alpha-hydroxysteroid dehydrogenase, which produces MSVLDTFKLDDQVTIVTGAGAGIGRAIAELFAQAGAAIVVSDLNRETAEQVAENINTKGGKAIAVPCDVTDNADLANLVQKALEAFGKITILVNNAGGGGPKPFDMPLDTFIWAYKLNVFSIFHLCQLCAPHIAAAGGGAILNISSMAGENKNIRMTSYGSSKAAVNHLTRNMAFDLGAKNIRVNAIAPGAIKTDALATVLTPEIEQTMLKHTPLKRLGEPNDIAYAALFLCSPASIWVSGQVLTVSGGGVQELD; this is translated from the coding sequence ATGTCAGTATTAGATACTTTTAAACTAGATGATCAAGTCACTATAGTAACAGGTGCAGGTGCAGGAATTGGCCGAGCCATTGCCGAACTTTTTGCCCAAGCCGGTGCAGCAATCGTCGTCAGTGACTTAAACCGAGAAACCGCCGAACAAGTCGCCGAAAACATTAACACTAAAGGAGGAAAGGCGATCGCTGTTCCTTGTGATGTCACCGATAATGCAGATTTAGCTAACTTAGTGCAAAAAGCTCTAGAGGCATTCGGTAAAATCACCATTTTAGTCAATAATGCAGGAGGAGGAGGCCCTAAACCGTTTGATATGCCCCTAGATACCTTTATTTGGGCGTATAAACTCAATGTCTTCTCGATCTTTCATCTATGTCAATTATGCGCCCCCCATATCGCCGCCGCCGGAGGAGGAGCTATTTTGAACATTTCTTCAATGGCCGGTGAGAACAAAAATATCCGTATGACTTCCTATGGTTCATCGAAAGCGGCGGTAAACCACCTCACCCGAAATATGGCTTTTGACTTAGGCGCAAAAAACATCCGTGTTAATGCGATCGCGCCGGGTGCTATCAAAACCGATGCTTTAGCCACTGTACTCACCCCAGAAATCGAACAGACGATGTTAAAGCACACACCTCTCAAGCGTTTAGGTGAACCGAATGATATAGCCTATGCGGCTTTATTCCTGTGTTCTCCTGCCTCCATTTGGGTTAGTGGACAAGTCTTAACCGTTAGTGGTGGAGGAGTACAAGAATTGGATTAA
- a CDS encoding EcsC family protein, protein MLTIESTLVSSIPGRIRLKIPQLYKDSDYRSKLQTLLESYPQIDKVVIHPLSSSLIVYYNHHLLSTEEIQSKIEIALNQLATEKLSNPGVIAFNGYQSISLTAYESLQVKKIYQWRKKQPAFLTALTGQIFSPLKIIVDKILPDRFIRNLVKAIETSSQDWPKTWEHLKPKAGVEDYQQLKQAPLEKCDQLAHEIKDKALIQASFDGGLTGFFEWLGEIADVGLTISLAVATIHKIGLCYGYSPTTTTERQFTWAILKVSTALTPQERQEALELLHHFQHLLYKDDKQVIEDIIEDSTLGTMEEGAIEEMISKIIQDVFDNELVETIPVIGLGLGILADRKMIEEVAEAAHREFQLRWLLEKQKMSLSNL, encoded by the coding sequence ATGCTTACCATTGAATCTACACTGGTTAGTTCTATCCCTGGAAGGATTCGCCTTAAAATCCCTCAACTCTATAAAGATAGCGACTATAGGAGCAAATTACAAACCTTACTTGAATCTTATCCCCAAATAGATAAAGTTGTTATTCACCCTCTGTCTTCATCCCTAATTGTTTATTATAATCATCATCTCTTATCAACAGAAGAAATACAAAGCAAGATAGAGATTGCCCTTAACCAACTCGCCACCGAAAAACTATCCAACCCAGGAGTGATCGCATTTAATGGCTATCAATCCATCAGTTTAACTGCCTATGAATCTTTACAAGTCAAAAAAATCTATCAATGGCGCAAGAAACAACCGGCTTTTTTAACCGCTTTAACCGGACAAATTTTTAGCCCTCTTAAAATAATAGTGGATAAAATACTTCCCGATAGGTTTATTAGAAATTTAGTCAAAGCTATTGAAACCAGTAGTCAAGATTGGCCAAAAACTTGGGAACATTTAAAACCCAAAGCAGGAGTTGAAGATTATCAGCAACTTAAACAAGCTCCTTTAGAAAAATGCGATCAACTTGCCCATGAAATTAAAGACAAGGCACTGATTCAAGCGTCTTTTGATGGAGGGTTAACGGGATTTTTTGAATGGTTGGGAGAAATAGCAGATGTAGGACTAACCATTAGTTTAGCAGTAGCAACAATTCACAAAATCGGCTTATGTTATGGTTACAGCCCAACAACAACTACGGAACGTCAATTTACCTGGGCAATTTTAAAAGTATCCACAGCCCTCACCCCTCAAGAACGTCAAGAAGCCTTAGAACTACTTCATCATTTCCAACACCTCCTTTATAAAGATGATAAACAGGTGATCGAAGACATCATAGAAGACTCTACCCTAGGAACAATGGAAGAGGGGGCAATTGAAGAAATGATTTCCAAAATCATTCAAGATGTTTTTGATAATGAATTAGTCGAAACAATACCAGTAATTGGGTTAGGATTAGGCATTCTTGCTGATCGCAAAATGATCGAAGAAGTTGCCGAAGCCGCTCACAGAGAATTTCAACTGCGATGGCTACTAGAAAAGCAAAAAATGAGCTTATCTAATCTATAA
- a CDS encoding YegS/Rv2252/BmrU family lipid kinase produces MFTQIFSQPKTILKRVKAFQSACLIFNPVSGQNNPQHDLEIIQTFLQPYLNLDIYLTSLEKGADQLAQEAVQRGVELLIASGGDGTVSAVAKAAIGTGIPLAIIPRGTANAFANGLGLPLTLEESCLAILQGAMLTVDTALCNNQPMLLLAGIGFEANTVKEADRQLKDHFGIFAYILAGLDQLKNLENFEVTLETECLKITVNASAITVANFAPPTSILAQGIGSNRPDDGLLDVTIIAPLNALEALSQAIELFECGIAHSNTENNHIGYLRVQKINITTNPPQPITLDGEMIEGDSIIFEVIPASLKVVASYQKVMASQEKISRLA; encoded by the coding sequence ATGTTTACTCAAATTTTTTCTCAACCGAAAACGATTCTTAAACGAGTTAAGGCTTTTCAATCCGCTTGCTTGATTTTTAATCCAGTTTCAGGTCAAAATAATCCTCAACATGACTTAGAAATTATTCAAACTTTTCTACAACCTTACCTTAACCTTGACATTTATTTAACCAGTCTAGAAAAAGGTGCTGATCAACTGGCTCAAGAAGCCGTACAACGAGGAGTAGAATTATTAATTGCATCGGGAGGAGATGGCACAGTTTCCGCCGTAGCTAAAGCCGCCATCGGAACGGGTATTCCTTTAGCAATTATACCTCGCGGAACGGCTAACGCTTTTGCCAATGGATTAGGATTACCCCTTACCCTAGAAGAGTCTTGTCTTGCTATTTTACAAGGTGCAATGCTAACGGTAGACACGGCTCTATGTAATAATCAACCCATGTTATTATTAGCTGGTATTGGTTTTGAAGCAAACACCGTTAAAGAAGCCGATCGCCAGTTAAAAGATCACTTTGGGATTTTTGCTTATATTTTAGCCGGACTCGACCAACTGAAAAACCTAGAAAATTTTGAGGTAACCTTAGAAACAGAATGCTTAAAAATTACTGTCAATGCAAGTGCCATAACCGTTGCTAATTTTGCTCCGCCCACCTCAATTTTAGCTCAAGGAATCGGTTCAAATCGTCCTGACGATGGCTTACTCGATGTAACCATTATTGCTCCTTTAAATGCGTTAGAGGCTTTATCTCAAGCTATAGAACTATTTGAATGTGGTATAGCTCACTCCAACACGGAAAATAATCATATCGGATATTTACGAGTTCAAAAAATTAATATTACTACTAATCCTCCTCAACCGATCACATTAGATGGGGAAATGATCGAGGGAGATTCAATAATTTTTGAAGTGATTCCGGCTAGTTTAAAAGTCGTTGCCTCTTATCAAAAGGTGATGGCTTCTCAAGAAAAAATTAGTCGGCTTGCCTAA
- a CDS encoding HMA2 domain-containing protein — translation MIIEHETQQLEPLVLDYLIPVNLAHIFSEISAEIGEALLSLWHSFTKGIKVISKALIETIIDLLWRIIKIFQGENLSIKLNLRSHPDPSNLVIDYQIIHHIVGRIRLKIPRLRKDEKYADRLQRLIQSLTAVETVQINPNASSITVNYTPTQSQIQFQQTLIELIGQAT, via the coding sequence ATGATTATTGAACATGAAACTCAACAACTAGAGCCTTTAGTTCTTGACTATCTAATTCCCGTCAATTTAGCTCATATTTTTTCTGAAATTAGTGCAGAAATTGGCGAAGCTCTTTTATCTTTATGGCACAGTTTCACTAAAGGAATTAAAGTCATTAGTAAGGCTTTAATCGAAACAATTATTGATTTATTATGGAGAATTATTAAAATTTTTCAGGGAGAAAACCTTTCAATAAAACTGAATTTAAGGAGTCACCCAGACCCCTCTAATTTAGTCATTGATTACCAAATTATTCATCATATTGTCGGACGGATACGCTTAAAAATCCCTCGACTCAGAAAAGATGAAAAATATGCCGATCGCTTACAGAGATTAATTCAATCATTAACAGCAGTAGAAACCGTTCAAATTAATCCTAATGCCTCCTCAATCACCGTCAATTATACCCCGACTCAATCACAAATACAATTTCAGCAAACATTAATCGAACTCATTGGACAAGCAACTTGA